Genomic segment of Mycolicibacterium psychrotolerans:
TACGAACTGCCGGTGACCTGGTAGTCACCTGTTGCCCTACCGCCCGATTGGAGACCCACCATGTCCACGCCAGTAGCCACGCTCTATCCCCCCGAAGGCTTCGGTGCCCCCAAGAACCGGCACGGCCACTTCCCGGGGGAGGGCCTGGCCGATCTTCCCAAAGACACGGTGATCTTCTCGGCCGACAACCACATCTCGGTCGCCGACGACATCTTCTACGAACGTTTCCCCGAAGAGCTCAAAGGTGCCGCGCCGCGGATCTGGTACGAGGACGGCGCGTACATGGTCGGCATGAAGGGCAAGGCCTGGACCGGTGGCGACTTCGGCCGTGTCCTGATGCAGTACGACGACCTCGCCGGCGCCGCGTCGAACAACATCACCGCGCGCATACGCGAGCTGAAGGAAGACGGCATCGACAAGGAACTGGCGTTCCCCAACGCGGTGCTGGCACTGTTCCACTACCCGGACAAGGCCCTCCGCGAACGCGTGTTCCGCATCTACAACGAGCACATCGCCGATCTGCAGGAGCGGTCGAACGGGCACTTCTACGGCGTCGGCCTGATCAACTGGTGGGACCCCAAGGGAACGCGCAGCACGCTCGAGGAGTTGAAGTCACTGGGGCTGAAAACCTTTCTGCTGCCGCTGAACCCCGGCAAGGACGACGACGGCAACATCTACGACTACGGCAGCACCGACATGGACGCCGTGTGGGACGAGATCGAGGCGGCCGGTCTACCGGTCAGCCATCACATCGGCGAGACGCCGCCCAAGACGCCGTGCCAGAACAACAGCGTGGTCGTCGGCATGATGGTCAACGTCGACTCGTTCCGCGAGCAGTTCGCCAAGTACGTGTTCTCCGGGATCCTCGACCGTCATCCGGGGCTGAAGATCGGCTGGTTCGAAGGCGGCATCGCGTGGGTGCCGACCGCCCTGCAGGACGCCGAGCACATGTTGGCCTCCTACCGGCACATGTTCAACCACGAACTCCGGCATCCGGTCAACCACTACTGGGCCAACCACATGAGCGCATCTTTCATGGTGGACCCGCTCGGTCTGGCGCTGATCGACAGGATCGGCGTCGACAACGTGATGTGGTCCTCGGATTATCCGCACAACGAGAGCACCTTCGGCTACTCGGAGAAGTCTCTCGCGTCCGTGGTGGACGCCGTCGGGGCGCAGAACGCGGTGAAGATCGTCAGCACGAACGTGCAGAAGTACCTGGAACTTTGATGACCACGTCTACTCATTCCGGCGTGACGCAGATCGCCCGGACCGGGTACACGTGGCTGGACATCCCTGCCGAGCCGGATCTCGCCCGGATGCGCCGAGAAGTCGGTGCCCGTCTGCACACCGCGATGGCCGACCAGGGCGTGGACGCCCTGGTGCTGCTGGGCAACGGCAACGTCATCTACGCCACTGGCATCAGCTGGCCGCTGGCCGACGCGGGTTTGTCACATGTCGAGCGGCCGGTCGCGGTCGTGCTGGCCGGCGATGAGCACCCGCACCTGTTCCTGCCCTTCCGCGAGGGCGCGGTCATGGAGTCGGACCTGCCAGCCGACCACCTGCATGGGCCGGTCTATCTCGAGTTCGACGAAGGCGTCAGTGAATTCGCCAGAGTCCTGGCGGGCTTGATCCCGGCTGCCGCCACCGTCGCGACCGACGAGTTGACGGGGGCGATGCGGCGGGCCGGCGCCGCGCTGTTCCCGAGCGCGCCGATCGATGCCGCCCCGGTGATCGGTGCGGCGAAGCTGGTCAAGACGATCGACCAGATCGCGTGTGTCCGGCGGGCCTGTCAGATCACCGAACAGGCCGTCGCCGAGCTTCAGAAGTCGTTGGCGCCCGGTGCGCGTCAGATCGACCTGTCCGCCGAGTTCGTACGCCGTACCTTCGAACTCGGCGCGACCACCAACATGTTCGACTCGGTCTGGCAGGTCATGCCCACGTCGAAGGCCGCCGGGACCTGGACCACCACCGGCGATCTCGCGCTGCCGTTGCTGACCACCGAGCGCGAGCTGGCACAGGGGGACGTGCTGTGGACCGACGTGTCCATCTCCTACCACGGCTACTGCTCCGACCACGGGCGCACCTGGATCGTCGGTCAGGACCCGACGGCGGCGCAGCAGCGGCAGTTCGACACATGGAGCCGGATCGTCGACGGGGTGCTCGCGGTGACCAGGGCCGGGGCCACCTGTGGTGACCTCGGACGTGCGGCGATCGCGGCCGCAGGCGGAGAGAAGCCGTGGCTTCCGCATTTCTACCTGGGCCACGGTATCGGAACGAGCGCGGCCGAAATGCCGATGATCGGAACCGATCTCGGTCAGGACTGGGACGACGGCTTCGTCTTCCCGGCAGGCATGTTGCTGGTGTTCGAACCGGTGGTGTGGGAGGACGGCACCGGGGGCTATCGAGGTGAGGAGATCGTCGTTGTCACCGAGGGCGGCTGGATGCCGTTGACCGCGTATCCGTACGACCCCTACGAGGTGTCCGATGGGGACTGAGATCGAAGCCGACGGTCGAGCTCTGCGGTTCAGCCGCCGGCAGCGCGCCCTCACGCAGATGGAGGTCCACGACCTCGACGTGTTGGTGCTCGGCCGTCAGGCCAACGTCCGCTACATCTCCGGTGCCCCGCAGCTGTGGGTGGTCGGCACCCGCCCGTTCGGTCCGATCTGCGAGTTCGTTCGTGCCACCGGTGAGATCCACCTCAACAGCACCTGGGACGAGGGCATTCCCGCCGAGATCCCGCACGAGAATCTGTACGGATTCGCATGGAACCCGATGACGTTGGTCGGCGTCCTCCAAGGCATCACCGGCAGTGAGAGTGCTCGCCGGGTCGGAACGGACGCGTTGACACCGACTTTCGCCACGTTGCTGCCGATGGCTTTCCCGAACGCGGAGTTGATCGACGCCGAGCAGGCGATGCAGGCCGCCCGCCGGATCAAGACTCCCGAGGAGGTGCAGGCGTTGCGTCGCGCGCTTGCGGTCGCCGAGGAGGGGCTGGCGGCCGGTGTTGCCGCACTCGGCCCGGGAATCACCGAGAAGGCGCTCGCCGGCGCGGTGCTGGAAGCAGAGGCCGCCGGCGGGGTGAGCACCCCGGCGACCCAGGACGCCGCCTGGGTGACGTCGAAAGAACATCCGTGGCGCCGCGCCGAGGGCGACGGTGTGGTGCGGGAGGGTGATCTGGTGGCGGTGTCGGCCGGGGTACTGGCCGACGGATATGTCGCCGAGGTGGCCCGAACCCTCTATGTCGGTGAGCCGACCGACGCCGTGCGTGCGCTGTACCGGCGCCGAGACGACCTGTGGGGCCGATTGCTGGGGGCCTGCCGCCCCGGCATGCCGACGAGCATGCTGTTGGACGCCTACCGGCAGTCGGGCGAGAATCTGCCGGCAATGCCGGTCGCACACGGCCTCGGCTTGGGCTTCGACCCGCCGGTCGTGACACCCAGTCTGCGCGA
This window contains:
- a CDS encoding M24 family metallopeptidase, whose protein sequence is MTTSTHSGVTQIARTGYTWLDIPAEPDLARMRREVGARLHTAMADQGVDALVLLGNGNVIYATGISWPLADAGLSHVERPVAVVLAGDEHPHLFLPFREGAVMESDLPADHLHGPVYLEFDEGVSEFARVLAGLIPAAATVATDELTGAMRRAGAALFPSAPIDAAPVIGAAKLVKTIDQIACVRRACQITEQAVAELQKSLAPGARQIDLSAEFVRRTFELGATTNMFDSVWQVMPTSKAAGTWTTTGDLALPLLTTERELAQGDVLWTDVSISYHGYCSDHGRTWIVGQDPTAAQQRQFDTWSRIVDGVLAVTRAGATCGDLGRAAIAAAGGEKPWLPHFYLGHGIGTSAAEMPMIGTDLGQDWDDGFVFPAGMLLVFEPVVWEDGTGGYRGEEIVVVTEGGWMPLTAYPYDPYEVSDGD
- a CDS encoding M24 family metallopeptidase, with translation MGTEIEADGRALRFSRRQRALTQMEVHDLDVLVLGRQANVRYISGAPQLWVVGTRPFGPICEFVRATGEIHLNSTWDEGIPAEIPHENLYGFAWNPMTLVGVLQGITGSESARRVGTDALTPTFATLLPMAFPNAELIDAEQAMQAARRIKTPEEVQALRRALAVAEEGLAAGVAALGPGITEKALAGAVLEAEAAGGVSTPATQDAAWVTSKEHPWRRAEGDGVVREGDLVAVSAGVLADGYVAEVARTLYVGEPTDAVRALYRRRDDLWGRLLGACRPGMPTSMLLDAYRQSGENLPAMPVAHGLGLGFDPPVVTPSLRETAETDILEEGMVLAVSAYVWERGVGAVFTRDAVLISADGAEILSAATAYGETVHD
- a CDS encoding amidohydrolase family protein, with the translated sequence MSTPVATLYPPEGFGAPKNRHGHFPGEGLADLPKDTVIFSADNHISVADDIFYERFPEELKGAAPRIWYEDGAYMVGMKGKAWTGGDFGRVLMQYDDLAGAASNNITARIRELKEDGIDKELAFPNAVLALFHYPDKALRERVFRIYNEHIADLQERSNGHFYGVGLINWWDPKGTRSTLEELKSLGLKTFLLPLNPGKDDDGNIYDYGSTDMDAVWDEIEAAGLPVSHHIGETPPKTPCQNNSVVVGMMVNVDSFREQFAKYVFSGILDRHPGLKIGWFEGGIAWVPTALQDAEHMLASYRHMFNHELRHPVNHYWANHMSASFMVDPLGLALIDRIGVDNVMWSSDYPHNESTFGYSEKSLASVVDAVGAQNAVKIVSTNVQKYLEL